The sequence below is a genomic window from Aspergillus nidulans FGSC A4 chromosome V.
CCTGGGATCGTTCTTGTCTTCCTGGGTTATACTGGACTTTACCAGCGGTGTATCGCTTCAATAGAGCAATACATACTATCAACGCCTTCCGCCTACCTTTCTTACAGTCTTTCTTGCGGACCCCTCTCAACATCCCGCCCGCATCGCAGCTCCATCTTCGTCGCTCGTTGATACAGATCCTGGATTAATATCGGCCCACGCGCAATCATGAAGGGTAcatttcttcaaggatgatgATTTATCTGGACTTTCTGTCTGACTCTTGTTTCTAGCTCTCATTCTTGTCGGTGGTTTCGGTACCCGCCTGCGGCCTCTAGTGAGCACAACCCCTCCTCGACGTTCTTGACGCAGCAAACCAGTCATTTCATGAATAAAAAAGCTAACTATTATTTTCATAATAGACTCTCACTCTTCCCAAGCCGCTCGTGGAGTTTGGTAATCGTCCTATGATTCTGCACCAGGTTGAGAGCTTAGCTGCTGCCGGTGTCACGGATATTGTCCTCGCTGTCAACTACCGCCCAGATGTCATGGTTTCTGCGCTCAAGAAGGTATCCAACCCTCTTTCAGAGCGGGAATTGTTGCAAATGCTTACAAATTTTGCGGCGAATAGTACGAAGAGCAGTACAACGTAAAGATCGAGTTCTCCGTTGAGACCGAACCCCTCGGCACCGCTGGTCCCCTTAAACTGGCAGAGAGTATTCTCGCTAAAGACGACTCTCCATTCTTCGTCCTGAACTCAGATGTCATCTGTGACTATCCTTTCCAACAATTGGCCGAGTTTCACAAGCGCCACGGCGATGAAGGGACCATCGTCGTCACAAAAGTGGATGAGCCATCAAAATATGGTGTCGTTGTGCACAAGCCCAACCACCCCTCTCGCATTGACCGGTTCGTCGAGAAGCCCGTCGAGTTCGTCGGTAACCGCATCAACGCCGGTATGTATATCCTGAATCCGAGCGTGCTGAAGCGCATTGAGTTGCGCCCCACCTCCATTGAGCAAGAGACCTTCCCCGCCATCGTGCGGGACGGCCAGCTTCACTCATTTGACCTCGAGGGATTCTGGATGGATGTTGGTCAGCCCAAGGATTTCCTTACCGGAACCTGTCTTTACCTCACTTCCCTCACAAAGCGCAACTCGAAGCTACTCGCCCCAAACTCGGAGCCTTATGTATATGGTGGAAACGTCATGGTCGACCCTACTGCGAAGATTGGAAAGAACTGCCGCATCGGCCCTAATGTTGTCATCGGACCGAACGTCGTGATAGGTGACGGTGTCCGTCTGCAGCGGTGCGTACTCATGGAGAACAGCAAGGTCAAGGACCATGCCTGGATCAAATCAACCATCGTGGGATGGAACAGCTCCGTCGGCCGGTGGGCCCGTCTGGAAAATGTGACGGTTCTTGGTGACGATGTGACGATTGCCGACGAAGTCTACGTCAACGGCGGCTCGATCCTGCCACACAAGAGCATCAAGCAGAACATTGATGGTGAGTGAACATGCTTGACAATTGCGGTCATTCGTTTGTGTACT
It includes:
- a CDS encoding mannose-1-phosphate guanylyltransferase (transcript_id=CADANIAT00003491); the encoded protein is MKALILVGGFGTRLRPLTLTLPKPLVEFGNRPMILHQVESLAAAGVTDIVLAVNYRPDVMVSALKKYEEQYNVKIEFSVETEPLGTAGPLKLAESILAKDDSPFFVLNSDVICDYPFQQLAEFHKRHGDEGTIVVTKVDEPSKYGVVVHKPNHPSRIDRFVEKPVEFVGNRINAGMYILNPSVLKRIELRPTSIEQETFPAIVRDGQLHSFDLEGFWMDVGQPKDFLTGTCLYLTSLTKRNSKLLAPNSEPYVYGGNVMVDPTAKIGKNCRIGPNVVIGPNVVIGDGVRLQRCVLMENSKVKDHAWIKSTIVGWNSSVGRWARLENVTVLGDDVTIADEVYVNGGSILPHKSIKQNIDVPAIIM